In Crassostrea angulata isolate pt1a10 chromosome 4, ASM2561291v2, whole genome shotgun sequence, one genomic interval encodes:
- the LOC128180771 gene encoding E3 ubiquitin-protein ligase TRIM71-like, translating into MDPRNSAQDVVRCTLCQDSVAPMYCEVCHIHLCKDCVEKHFSDSSKVHNVVPLKQYLTTLNNPKCRKHPTKLCELHCEQCNIPICAKCISSEKHSGHKIVDIFQSFESKTEILQKDLQELEKSIYLKYKEIASNIPVQKADLCKNSKKLTTAIDKQGEVWHREIDTIITNLKSNVEGMESKHLDILNKQEDEITRTISEITQTIAELKKLLNSKDVYLLFEYKSRNAEFRRLPPKLKISLPNFRPQKIHTDQLIEQFGSLSALSFTTDEQDYSMPPLGAESSPSDRSLMDEPRVITAIATGHEYRVYGVTCLNDTKIWMRGMYRMMKLFNMEGKLVESIITKSGNAPKDIVVTTNGDLVYTDMGYRTVNIVKNTQIQTVIRLLEWRPLGVCSASSGDILVVMVSDDDKPTKVVRYSGSTEKQSLQFNDKGQPLYSSGDTKYISENRNLDICVSDCDARAVVVVNQAGKLRFTYNGSPSDKKGSFNPRGIATDSQGRVLTVDWYNHCIHILDQDGQFLRYIDNCHLQYPWGLCVDTRDNLFVAEEHTGKVKKIQYYM; encoded by the coding sequence ATGGACCCCAGGAACAGTGCCCAGGATGTTGTACGCTGCACCCTGTGTCAGGACTCTGTGGCCCCTATGTACTGTGAAGTTTGTCatatacatctgtgtaaagacTGTGTAGAGAAACATTTCTCTGATTCCTCTAAAGTTCATAATGTGGTGCCACTTAAACAATATCTAACCACTTTGAACAATCCTAAATGTAGGAAACACCCCACCAAACTATGTGAACTCCATTGTGAACAATGtaacattcctatttgtgcaaAGTGTATTTCCTCAGAAAAGCATTCAGGACATAAAATAGTTGACATTTTCCAAAGCTTTGAaagtaaaacagaaattttacaaaaagatttGCAAGAATTAGAAAAATCCATTTACCTTAAATACAAAGAGATTGCATCCAACATCCCAGTGCAGAAAGCTGATTTATGTAAAAACTCCAAGAAATTGACAACAGCAATTGACAAACAAGGAGAAgtctggcacagagaaatagacaccattatCACAAACCTGAAATCTAACGTGGAGGGAATGGAATCCAAACATCTGGACATCCTAAATAAgcaggaagatgaaatcacacgcaccatttctgaaatcacacagaccattGCTGAACTGAAGAAGTTACTGAACTCCAAAGATGTCTACCTTCTCTTCGAGTACAAATCCAGGaatgctgaattcagaagattgcctcctaaactcaaaATATCCTTACCAAACTTTAGGCCTCAGAAAATCCACACAGATCAGCTGAttgaacagtttggttctctgtcagcattATCTTTTACAACAGATGAACAAGACTACAGCATGCCGCCCCTGGGAGCCGAGTCCTCTCCCTCAGACCGGTCATTGATGGATGAACCCCGGGTAATCACAGCTATAGCCACAGGGCATGAGTATAGAGTATATGGTGTAACGTGTCTGAATGATACAAAGATCTGGATGCGTGGTATGTACAGAATGATGAAACTCTTCAACATGGAGGGTAAACTAGTTGAATCTATCATAACCAAGTCAGGGAATGCTCCAAAAGACATAGTAGTGACAACAAacggggatctagtttatactgatatGGGTTATAGAACTGTTAACATAGTGaaaaatacacagatacagacagtgatcagactactgGAGTGGAGACCTCTTGGTGTCTGTAGTGCCTCCTCTGGTGACATCCTGGTTGTCATGGTCAGTGATGATGATAAACCAACAAAAGTTGTGCGCTACTCGGGCTCCACAGAAAAACAAAGTCTTCAGTTcaatgacaaaggacaacctctttATTCATCTGGTGAcactaaatacatcagtgagaacaggaacctggatatctgtgtgtcagactgtGACGCCCGTGCAGTAGtagtggtcaatcaggccgggaaactccggtttacctacaacGGTTCTCCCTCTGATAAAAAGGGATCATTTAATCCACGCGGCATcgcaacagacagccagggtcgggtTCTGACAGTAGACTGGTACAACCactgtatccacatcctggatcaggacggacagttcctccgctacattgacaactgtcatttacagtatccatggggtttatgcgtggacaccagagacaacctctttgtggctgaggagcacacaggtaaagtgaagaaaatacaatattacatgtaa